A window of Cohnella herbarum contains these coding sequences:
- a CDS encoding fumarylacetoacetate hydrolase family protein: MKLLQFYHLQDEARKLQVGLLKGDSTVVALSTAGTVRDVIRESDIYSLQEGASYRLDEVKLLSPLTDPEKIICIGLNYHDHVIESNMQVPKVPVLFPKYNNCLTGHDDEVVIPAEVSQCDYEVELAVVIGKTAKRVPLESAMDYVFGYTVLNDVSARDIQLNEPQWTRGKAIDGFAPMGPWIVTADEIENPGNLSISLKLNGETMQNSNTKELIFNIPYLVSFLSNTITLQPGDIISTGTPPGVGMGRKPQVWLKPGDVVEATIEGIGTLRNTFVADQF; encoded by the coding sequence ATGAAGCTTTTGCAATTCTATCACCTGCAAGATGAAGCGCGTAAACTCCAGGTCGGCCTACTCAAGGGAGATTCTACGGTCGTCGCGCTTAGTACCGCAGGAACGGTGCGCGATGTTATTCGTGAATCCGACATCTATTCCTTGCAGGAAGGAGCTTCCTATCGACTCGATGAAGTGAAGCTTTTATCCCCGTTAACCGATCCGGAGAAAATCATCTGCATCGGGCTTAATTATCATGATCATGTGATCGAATCGAATATGCAGGTTCCTAAGGTGCCGGTGTTGTTCCCTAAGTATAACAACTGCCTGACCGGCCATGACGATGAAGTCGTCATTCCGGCCGAAGTCTCTCAATGCGATTATGAAGTCGAGCTAGCGGTCGTCATCGGCAAGACGGCGAAGCGCGTACCTTTGGAATCCGCAATGGATTATGTATTCGGTTATACGGTTCTGAACGATGTTAGCGCAAGGGATATTCAATTGAACGAGCCGCAATGGACTCGCGGCAAGGCGATCGATGGTTTCGCTCCGATGGGACCTTGGATCGTCACCGCAGACGAGATTGAGAATCCAGGCAATCTGAGCATTTCGCTCAAGTTAAACGGCGAAACGATGCAAAATTCAAATACGAAGGAATTGATCTTCAACATTCCTTACCTGGTCTCGTTTCTCTCCAACACGATTACGCTTCAGCCGGGCGATATCATCAGCACAGGCACCCCTCCGGGCGTAGGAATGGGGAGGAAGCCGCAAGTGTGGTTGAAGCCCGGCGACGTCGTGGAAGCGACGATTGAAGGCATCGGGACGTTGCGGAATACATTCGTGGCCGATCAATTCTAA
- the rfbG gene encoding CDP-glucose 4,6-dehydratase, translating into MPSNDFWSRKKVLITGHTGFKGSWLSLWLQSLGAEVTGYALEPMTSPNLHSLCKLEQTMRSVTADIRNRTALLDTIQDTQPEVIFHMAAQPFVRYSYQYPVETFEVNVLGAVNLLDAARTSIRDGVGIKAIINVTTDKCYENKEWTWGYREIDRLGGFDPYSNSKACSELVTASFRNSFFHHKDYANHGLSVATARAGNVIGGGDWSEDRLVPNSMRALLSGSKLEVRHPQATRPWQHVLEPLQGYLLLAQKMVERGTEFGDAWNFGPMDANSKSVEWLVQTIGTLWGEYDFYELSQGSNPHEADNLSLDSSKARRALGWEPVWDVKTALEKTVDWFQAYRKQADMKALCLEQLDAYSRESVKPTD; encoded by the coding sequence ATGCCAAGTAACGATTTCTGGTCGCGCAAAAAAGTGTTGATTACCGGACATACGGGATTTAAGGGAAGTTGGCTTAGTTTGTGGCTTCAGTCTTTAGGAGCAGAAGTAACCGGTTACGCGTTGGAACCGATGACCTCGCCGAATTTGCATTCATTATGCAAACTTGAACAAACGATGCGCTCCGTGACGGCAGATATTCGAAATCGAACAGCGTTGCTAGATACTATTCAAGACACGCAACCCGAAGTTATTTTCCACATGGCCGCTCAACCTTTTGTCCGATATTCTTATCAATATCCAGTAGAAACCTTTGAGGTCAACGTGCTTGGAGCCGTTAATCTCCTCGATGCGGCGAGAACGTCGATTAGGGACGGAGTAGGCATTAAAGCCATTATTAATGTGACTACGGACAAGTGTTATGAAAATAAGGAATGGACCTGGGGCTACCGTGAAATCGACAGGCTGGGCGGTTTTGACCCTTATTCCAACAGTAAAGCATGTTCCGAGCTCGTTACCGCTTCTTTTCGAAACAGCTTTTTTCATCATAAGGATTATGCGAATCATGGTCTTAGCGTAGCCACTGCAAGAGCGGGCAATGTGATCGGAGGAGGCGATTGGTCTGAAGATCGACTCGTTCCTAACAGTATGCGGGCTTTATTGTCCGGAAGTAAGCTGGAAGTACGCCATCCTCAGGCTACTCGGCCTTGGCAGCATGTACTAGAGCCGTTGCAGGGCTATTTGCTGTTAGCGCAAAAGATGGTAGAGCGCGGAACGGAATTCGGGGATGCGTGGAATTTCGGACCTATGGATGCGAACTCGAAAAGCGTGGAGTGGTTGGTCCAGACGATCGGAACGCTCTGGGGAGAGTATGACTTCTATGAATTGTCGCAAGGGAGCAATCCCCATGAAGCCGACAATCTTAGTTTGGATAGTTCGAAAGCAAGGCGCGCTTTGGGCTGGGAGCCGGTATGGGACGTGAAGACGGCATTGGAAAAGACGGTGGATTGGTTTCAAGCTTACCGGAAACAAGCCGATATGAAGGCTCTTTGTTTAGAACAATTAGATGCATATTCGCGCGAAAGTGTTAAGCCAACCGATTAG
- a CDS encoding glycosyltransferase, with product MPVSIDPQIAATFYRYGESSFLDVSGQFHHPEQISIGSDVKIRGDYSLEIIANEIGPKPKIIIGDGCICEQGLMMSALNRIELESDVIIEPRVYISDAEHDYRQVGIPVKAQSFIETSGEVLIEKGARIGAGSVIVGNIRIGRYSIVQPGSVVEQDVPEQCMVSGAPAQIIQIYEPVLDRWVDMGKKMEASDHRLLKPRQKPPLLSICIPTYNRSANLDRCLNSILPQLEAGAPVEVLVSDNASTDDTPDVVKRYADRYPFLKYSRNNENIGGDRNIYRVMREARGTFIKMQGDDDYYEEGTLMPLIDIVRSHRDCGIIHIHTYNNDRRVYTAEGAQAFLATATMMSTFISGMILRKEDLDQVEQPERFLNSSFNQMYLQFAILMKNPKFCVVNWSMFQFEGNQPSGYNYGEVVFRSYQSILKYFIGKGLTEDNLREEKMRSLFSFILPWYRGIIVNRYHTDISRFEDIFSEHYHDEPYYEQVLNEIRALTAAAQS from the coding sequence ATGCCGGTGTCCATAGATCCGCAAATAGCCGCTACCTTTTATCGTTATGGGGAGTCGTCATTCCTTGATGTCAGTGGGCAGTTCCATCATCCCGAGCAAATATCTATCGGAAGCGACGTAAAGATCCGTGGTGATTATTCGCTAGAAATCATTGCAAACGAAATCGGACCAAAGCCGAAAATCATTATTGGCGATGGCTGTATATGCGAACAGGGACTTATGATGAGTGCTTTAAATCGGATCGAGCTTGAAAGTGACGTCATAATTGAACCCCGTGTCTATATTTCGGATGCCGAGCATGATTACCGTCAAGTCGGCATACCCGTAAAGGCGCAATCGTTCATTGAAACCTCAGGCGAGGTGCTTATCGAGAAAGGGGCGCGCATAGGTGCAGGCTCTGTTATTGTCGGTAATATCCGTATAGGTCGTTACAGTATCGTGCAGCCCGGAAGCGTCGTCGAACAGGATGTGCCGGAGCAATGCATGGTGAGCGGAGCCCCAGCGCAAATCATACAAATATACGAGCCGGTTCTAGATAGATGGGTCGATATGGGCAAAAAGATGGAAGCTTCCGATCATCGCCTATTAAAACCTAGGCAAAAGCCCCCCCTACTCTCGATATGCATTCCGACTTACAATCGATCGGCCAATTTGGACCGCTGTCTGAATTCGATATTACCGCAATTAGAAGCTGGCGCTCCCGTGGAAGTGCTTGTTTCGGACAATGCCTCCACGGACGATACGCCTGATGTCGTTAAGCGGTATGCGGACCGGTATCCCTTCTTGAAATATTCTCGCAATAACGAGAATATAGGTGGAGACCGGAATATCTATCGCGTCATGCGCGAAGCTCGGGGAACGTTCATCAAGATGCAAGGGGACGACGATTATTACGAAGAAGGCACGCTAATGCCGCTTATCGATATTGTGAGAAGCCATCGCGATTGCGGGATTATTCACATTCATACGTATAACAACGACCGACGCGTGTATACGGCCGAAGGTGCTCAAGCGTTTCTCGCTACGGCGACTATGATGTCTACCTTCATTTCAGGCATGATTTTGCGAAAAGAGGATTTGGATCAAGTCGAGCAGCCCGAACGGTTTCTGAATTCCTCCTTCAACCAAATGTATCTTCAATTCGCCATATTGATGAAAAACCCTAAGTTTTGCGTCGTGAATTGGAGCATGTTTCAATTCGAAGGGAATCAACCAAGCGGTTATAATTACGGCGAAGTAGTGTTTCGTAGCTATCAGTCGATCTTAAAATACTTTATTGGTAAAGGCCTAACGGAAGACAACCTTCGCGAGGAGAAAATGCGGTCTCTCTTCAGCTTTATTCTACCTTGGTATAGAGGCATTATCGTAAATCGTTACCACACGGATATCAGTCGGTTCGAGGATATTTTCAGCGAACATTATCATGACGAGCCCTACTATGAACAAGTTCTAAATGAGATTCGGGCTTTAACTGCGGCTGCACAAAGCTAG
- the rfbH gene encoding lipopolysaccharide biosynthesis protein RfbH: MELSKQNLRKQILELTAAFYVEKWSPKAFRPGVDYIPVSGKVFDQDEVVQLVDASLDFNLTTGRYALKFEREFAKFMNCRYALLTNSGSSANLLALAALTSPQLGERRLRPGDEVITVAAGFPTTVNPIVQYGLVPVFLDVDIPTYNIDTSLLEAAISHKTKAIVIAHTLGNSFRVDEVKRIADQYGLWLIEDTCDAVGTMYHGNRVGTFGDLATVSFYPAHHITMGEGGAVLTSSPKLKKIVESFRDWGRDCWCEPGKDNTCGKRFDWQHGDLPQGYDHKYTYSHIGYNLKVTDMQAAIGVAQLNKLEAFIMKRKQNFAFLKASLKPLEDVLILPEATEGSDPSWFGFPITVREDAPLTRNQLVQALEQHRIGTRLLFAGNILRQPAYKDMNCRIVGELRNTDRIMNDTFWIGVYPGLSSEMLQHVVDVFFTLLKRSSHS; encoded by the coding sequence ATGGAGTTGTCCAAGCAAAATCTTAGAAAACAAATTTTAGAATTAACGGCCGCATTCTATGTGGAGAAGTGGTCTCCGAAGGCGTTTCGACCAGGCGTTGATTATATCCCCGTTAGCGGTAAGGTATTCGATCAAGACGAGGTCGTGCAATTAGTCGACGCGTCCCTCGATTTTAACTTAACGACAGGCCGTTACGCGCTAAAGTTCGAGCGTGAATTCGCCAAGTTCATGAATTGCAGGTATGCGCTCTTGACTAACTCCGGTTCAAGCGCTAACTTGTTAGCTTTAGCAGCGTTAACTTCGCCTCAGCTGGGGGAGCGCAGACTTCGACCGGGGGACGAAGTGATTACGGTAGCCGCCGGGTTCCCTACAACGGTGAATCCGATTGTTCAATACGGTCTTGTTCCCGTCTTTTTAGATGTGGATATTCCTACGTACAATATAGATACTTCGCTCTTGGAAGCCGCAATAAGCCATAAAACGAAAGCCATTGTCATCGCGCATACGCTCGGCAATTCATTCCGCGTCGACGAAGTCAAACGAATCGCCGATCAGTATGGCTTGTGGCTGATTGAAGATACGTGCGATGCCGTTGGGACGATGTATCATGGAAACCGCGTAGGAACGTTCGGAGATCTGGCGACCGTAAGTTTCTACCCGGCGCATCACATTACGATGGGCGAGGGAGGAGCCGTTCTAACCTCATCGCCAAAACTGAAAAAAATAGTAGAATCGTTTCGGGACTGGGGAAGGGATTGCTGGTGCGAACCCGGCAAAGATAACACGTGCGGCAAGAGGTTCGACTGGCAGCATGGAGATCTCCCGCAAGGCTACGATCATAAATATACGTATAGCCACATTGGCTACAACTTGAAAGTAACCGATATGCAAGCGGCAATCGGCGTTGCTCAATTGAATAAGCTTGAAGCGTTCATAATGAAACGAAAGCAAAATTTCGCCTTCTTAAAGGCATCTCTAAAACCGCTAGAAGATGTTCTCATATTACCGGAGGCCACCGAGGGAAGCGATCCAAGTTGGTTTGGGTTTCCAATAACGGTACGGGAAGATGCCCCCCTTACGCGTAATCAACTCGTGCAAGCGCTGGAACAACATCGTATCGGTACCCGGTTGTTATTCGCCGGGAATATCCTCCGTCAGCCTGCTTACAAAGACATGAACTGCCGAATCGTTGGCGAGCTGCGGAACACGGATCGGATTATGAACGATACTTTTTGGATTGGCGTGTATCCGGGACTTAGCTCGGAAATGCTGCAGCACGTTGTCGATGTTTTTTTTACGCTGTTGAAAAGGAGTTCTCATTCATGA
- a CDS encoding zinc-dependent alcohol dehydrogenase, with amino-acid sequence MSMKALVYEGPRTMNMREVPRPEVKPDEILIRVKRAGICGSELSGYLGHNSLRKPPLIMGHEFAGVIEQIGEHVSGFQPGDRVTANPLITCGTCGYCRNGQSQLCAARNLLGAHRPGAFAEYVAVPARNAYRLEDRLSFEEGALAEPFACAIHICRLLQLKPTDRILIYGAGPIGIFTLLAAKEYGIRDAVIVDLNEARLEIARELGGIAVKDLPDGNGFDAVIDAVGAEVTRQNSVKATRAGGKVVFTGLHEADSKLPINDMIRNEISTKGAFAYSQEDFETAILWIGQGRIDILPWVETAPIVDGGACFERLIGGPGKVAKIFLSLEQEEY; translated from the coding sequence ATGAGCATGAAGGCATTGGTGTACGAGGGACCGCGAACGATGAACATGCGGGAAGTTCCGCGACCGGAAGTAAAGCCGGATGAGATACTCATTCGCGTCAAGAGAGCCGGCATCTGCGGATCCGAGCTTAGCGGCTATCTAGGACATAATTCGTTGCGTAAGCCGCCCCTGATCATGGGGCATGAATTTGCGGGCGTGATCGAGCAGATTGGAGAACATGTGAGCGGCTTCCAACCGGGGGATCGCGTAACGGCAAATCCTCTGATCACTTGCGGAACGTGCGGCTACTGTCGCAACGGACAATCGCAATTATGCGCAGCTAGAAACTTACTGGGTGCTCATAGACCAGGGGCTTTCGCAGAGTACGTTGCGGTTCCGGCGCGAAACGCGTACCGATTGGAAGATCGACTATCGTTCGAAGAAGGCGCTTTGGCAGAGCCGTTCGCCTGTGCAATCCATATCTGCCGTTTGTTGCAATTAAAGCCGACGGATCGGATTCTGATCTATGGCGCGGGGCCGATCGGTATATTCACGCTCCTGGCGGCGAAAGAGTACGGAATCAGGGATGCGGTCATCGTAGACTTGAACGAAGCTAGACTTGAGATCGCGAGGGAACTCGGCGGAATCGCGGTTAAGGATCTACCGGACGGGAACGGGTTCGATGCCGTCATCGACGCTGTCGGAGCTGAAGTGACGAGGCAGAACAGCGTTAAGGCAACGCGCGCGGGAGGCAAAGTCGTCTTCACGGGATTGCATGAAGCGGATAGTAAGCTCCCGATCAACGATATGATCCGTAACGAGATCAGTACGAAAGGCGCATTCGCCTATTCGCAGGAAGACTTCGAGACGGCGATATTATGGATCGGACAAGGAAGAATCGATATTCTTCCTTGGGTAGAGACAGCTCCGATAGTTGACGGAGGAGCTTGCTTCGAGCGGTTGATAGGCGGACCGGGAAAAGTAGCTAAAATCTTTCTAAGCTTGGAACAGGAGGAGTATTAA
- a CDS encoding SDR family NAD(P)-dependent oxidoreductase: MGWEDKVVIVTGGGGGIGRSIAHKFAGAGAAVVIVGRTLSKVETVANEITEMGYRAVAMAADVAAEDDVKRIVQETLKQFGRIDVMVNNAAVCPQVRLTDMSLDEWNGVITNNLTSVFLFCRGVIPSMLEQGGGVIVNVSSVHAVATLDGYSAYSASKAGIVGLTRAIALDYAKQNIRANTVLPGAVRTPMLESSVRNLDTPREEIMKQWDESQPIGRIGQPEEIAAVVMFAASPDNSFMTGATLVADGGMTAEL, from the coding sequence ATGGGCTGGGAAGATAAAGTCGTTATCGTTACTGGCGGTGGCGGCGGGATCGGCCGCTCGATCGCGCACAAGTTTGCCGGCGCAGGCGCCGCGGTCGTTATCGTAGGCCGTACGCTTAGCAAAGTAGAGACCGTGGCCAATGAAATTACGGAAATGGGTTATCGCGCAGTTGCGATGGCGGCAGACGTAGCGGCCGAAGATGACGTGAAGCGGATTGTCCAGGAAACGCTGAAACAGTTCGGAAGAATAGATGTTATGGTGAACAACGCGGCGGTTTGTCCGCAAGTTCGATTAACGGATATGAGTCTGGACGAATGGAACGGCGTGATAACGAACAATCTGACTTCCGTATTCTTATTCTGTCGGGGAGTCATTCCGTCCATGTTAGAGCAGGGGGGCGGGGTGATCGTGAACGTTAGCTCCGTTCATGCGGTTGCGACGCTCGATGGCTATTCTGCCTATTCCGCTTCCAAAGCCGGAATCGTAGGGTTAACGCGAGCCATCGCTCTTGATTATGCCAAGCAAAATATTCGCGCCAATACGGTACTGCCCGGCGCGGTTCGAACGCCGATGCTGGAGAGCAGCGTGAGAAACTTGGATACGCCCCGAGAAGAAATCATGAAACAATGGGATGAGTCGCAACCCATCGGTCGGATCGGACAGCCGGAAGAGATTGCGGCGGTCGTCATGTTCGCCGCAAGCCCGGACAATTCGTTCATGACGGGAGCGACGTTAGTGGCGGATGGCGGAATGACGGCCGAATTATAA
- a CDS encoding glycosyltransferase, with product MDITPERISIGHGVSLSAPYTLKVINDENELPAILLGDGCRIQPGLTIVAKHQVTLERNVLIDPHVHISDHVDMDVKLPTGAPFPNLGDSSTEGEVHICEGAWIGAHAIVQGAVRIGRGSVVKPNSVVVRDVPDYCVVAGIPAEIVQLYETSSVSWVPVTGDDHASELLATRRRHPLLSICLPTFNRAPHLEHCLQSIYDQIGDHELIEVIVSDNASTDATAEIATRYASRYSNMKYVRNEENIGGDPNIFRVMNLAQGTFVKLQGDDDFYVEGTLNALLHVLHSHSDCGIVQVFVRNGDGRIWTGTGMSAYLDATSIYATFISSIVLRREDLVKIKEPALFLRSSFNQLYLQYAILEENPKFCVMNSSMFTYGGGSSEGYNFGEIIFHSYQSILQHFIGRGLTMDDFLKEKKRTLFEYALPWFDHIIRTKMEGNTDRFEDIYIDHYKDEPYYEEGLSIIASILKST from the coding sequence ATGGACATCACGCCTGAGCGAATTTCGATCGGACATGGCGTATCTTTAAGCGCGCCTTATACGTTAAAGGTAATTAACGACGAGAATGAGTTGCCGGCTATCCTTCTTGGCGACGGATGCCGTATCCAGCCTGGACTGACGATCGTCGCCAAGCACCAAGTCACGCTGGAACGAAACGTACTCATCGACCCCCATGTTCACATCAGCGATCACGTAGACATGGACGTCAAACTGCCGACGGGGGCACCATTTCCAAACCTAGGTGATTCCTCTACAGAGGGGGAAGTTCATATTTGCGAGGGGGCTTGGATCGGTGCTCATGCTATTGTGCAAGGTGCCGTGCGCATTGGCAGGGGCAGCGTTGTAAAACCGAACAGCGTCGTAGTAAGAGACGTCCCCGACTATTGCGTCGTAGCGGGGATTCCCGCTGAAATCGTTCAACTGTATGAAACGTCTTCCGTAAGCTGGGTTCCCGTCACCGGAGATGATCATGCGAGCGAGCTTCTTGCAACACGACGCCGACATCCTCTGCTTTCGATCTGCCTTCCTACATTTAATCGCGCTCCTCATCTGGAACACTGCTTGCAATCCATTTACGATCAGATCGGTGATCATGAATTAATAGAAGTAATCGTTTCCGACAATGCTTCTACGGACGCAACGGCGGAAATTGCGACTCGCTACGCTTCGCGTTATTCGAATATGAAATACGTGCGCAACGAAGAAAATATCGGCGGGGACCCGAACATATTCCGCGTTATGAATTTGGCGCAGGGTACATTCGTCAAATTGCAGGGTGACGATGATTTCTATGTAGAAGGAACATTAAATGCGTTGCTTCATGTTCTGCACAGCCATAGCGATTGCGGTATCGTTCAGGTCTTCGTGAGAAACGGAGACGGACGAATATGGACCGGGACCGGGATGAGCGCTTATCTGGATGCGACATCCATATACGCGACTTTCATTAGCTCCATCGTCTTGCGCCGCGAGGATCTCGTGAAAATAAAAGAGCCTGCATTATTTCTGCGCTCTTCGTTTAATCAGCTGTATCTCCAATATGCGATTCTGGAGGAAAACCCCAAATTCTGCGTAATGAATAGCAGTATGTTCACATACGGAGGCGGCTCTTCCGAAGGATATAATTTTGGCGAGATTATTTTCCATAGCTACCAGTCGATCCTGCAACATTTCATAGGTAGGGGACTGACGATGGACGACTTTCTTAAAGAAAAGAAAAGAACTCTCTTTGAATACGCTCTTCCGTGGTTCGATCATATTATCAGGACGAAAATGGAAGGCAATACGGACCGGTTCGAAGACATATACATCGATCATTACAAAGATGAGCCTTACTACGAAGAGGGTTTGAGCATCATTGCTTCTATTCTAAAAAGCACCTGA
- the rfbF gene encoding glucose-1-phosphate cytidylyltransferase: MKVVILAGGYGTRISEETHLKPKPMIEIGDRPMIWHIMNSYSKYDFREFIICLGYKGNAIKQYFANYHLFGSDVTFEFGNDTKKMTLHNRDLDPWKVTLVDTGLDTMTGGRLKRIQKYVEKEPFMLTYGDGLSDLDIGKLVDFHHSHGKMATLTATQPIGRFGALHISGESQVLKIVEKPKGDGGWVNGGFFVLQPEVFDFIEGDATVWEKEPLESLAKSGELMAYHHTGFWHPMDTLRDKNYLEDLWKTGKASWNRNG; this comes from the coding sequence ATGAAAGTAGTTATTCTAGCCGGAGGGTATGGAACAAGAATCAGCGAGGAAACCCATCTAAAACCGAAACCGATGATTGAAATCGGCGATAGGCCGATGATATGGCATATTATGAACAGTTATTCAAAATACGATTTTAGAGAGTTTATTATTTGTCTCGGTTATAAAGGAAACGCGATTAAACAATATTTCGCGAATTATCATTTATTCGGCTCCGATGTGACGTTCGAGTTCGGGAATGACACCAAGAAGATGACCTTGCATAACCGCGACTTGGACCCTTGGAAAGTCACTCTAGTAGATACGGGTTTAGATACGATGACGGGCGGAAGGTTGAAAAGAATACAGAAGTACGTGGAGAAGGAGCCCTTCATGCTGACTTATGGAGACGGTCTTTCGGATCTGGATATTGGAAAGCTAGTCGATTTCCATCATTCGCATGGGAAAATGGCAACGTTGACCGCGACGCAGCCTATCGGACGATTCGGGGCTTTGCACATTTCCGGCGAGAGTCAGGTGCTAAAAATCGTGGAGAAGCCAAAGGGGGACGGAGGATGGGTCAACGGCGGTTTTTTTGTATTGCAGCCTGAAGTATTTGACTTTATCGAAGGGGATGCGACGGTATGGGAAAAAGAACCGTTGGAGTCTCTGGCCAAATCCGGCGAGCTGATGGCGTACCATCATACCGGTTTTTGGCATCCCATGGACACCCTTCGCGACAAAAACTACCTGGAGGATCTGTGGAAAACGGGAAAAGCCTCCTGGAATAGAAACGGATGA
- a CDS encoding glycosyltransferase — translation MGTMITISLCMIVRNEEEGLANCLSSVKGIADEIVIVDTGSTDRTKEIAAQFTDRIFDFEWIDDFSAARNYAFSQATKKYILWLDADDRIAEKDRQLFIKLKKKLTMDVDSVSMHYYLAFDEAGNVSSSLRRNRLVRRDRNFQWIGAVHEYLAVSGNIQNSDIGITHSKNKVYTDRNLQIYLKREQSGETFTPRDLYYFANELRDHSQFRKAILYYEKFLKGKQGWIEDNIQACMRIGDCYGRLGQREKQVEAMCRSLSYDKPRAEFCCALGGYFLEEKHYETAIFWFTVAVEQGHDKNNLGLVNPFHSTWLPHLQLCLCYDRLGQHEKAYEHNEKALSYYPNHPSMLYNKKYFQDLFG, via the coding sequence ATCGGGACGATGATTACCATTAGTCTGTGCATGATTGTTCGGAACGAAGAGGAAGGACTGGCTAATTGTTTGTCATCCGTCAAGGGAATTGCAGATGAAATCGTTATTGTGGACACAGGGTCAACCGACCGTACGAAGGAGATTGCCGCACAATTCACGGACCGAATTTTCGATTTCGAATGGATCGACGATTTCTCGGCTGCCCGCAACTATGCCTTTAGTCAGGCAACCAAAAAATACATCCTGTGGTTGGACGCAGATGATCGAATTGCAGAGAAAGATCGGCAGTTGTTCATTAAACTGAAAAAGAAACTTACCATGGACGTCGATAGCGTGAGCATGCACTATTATCTTGCTTTCGACGAGGCTGGGAATGTGTCTTCGAGCCTGCGGCGAAACAGATTAGTTCGCAGAGATCGCAACTTTCAATGGATCGGCGCCGTTCATGAATATCTTGCTGTCTCCGGCAATATACAGAACAGCGACATAGGCATTACGCATAGCAAAAATAAAGTGTATACAGACCGTAATTTGCAAATTTACTTAAAAAGAGAGCAATCCGGAGAGACGTTCACGCCAAGAGATTTATATTATTTCGCAAACGAGCTTCGCGATCATTCTCAATTTAGAAAGGCCATTCTGTATTACGAGAAGTTTTTGAAAGGAAAACAAGGCTGGATTGAAGATAATATACAAGCCTGTATGAGGATTGGCGATTGTTATGGTCGTCTAGGTCAAAGAGAGAAACAGGTTGAAGCGATGTGCAGATCACTTTCCTATGATAAACCGAGAGCGGAATTTTGCTGTGCTTTGGGTGGATATTTTCTGGAAGAGAAGCATTACGAAACTGCGATTTTTTGGTTTACAGTAGCTGTGGAACAGGGGCACGATAAGAACAACTTGGGATTGGTTAATCCATTTCACTCGACGTGGTTACCTCATTTACAGTTGTGTCTTTGTTACGATCGTCTAGGACAACATGAGAAAGCTTACGAGCATAACGAGAAAGCCTTGTCTTATTATCCTAATCATCCAAGCATGCTCTATAATAAAAAATATTTTCAAGATTTGTTTGGTTGA